The DNA sequence CGCGCGGCGCTTCCGGCCTGCTTGCCGTAATTCGATCGTTCTCGTGTAATAGAGTTCGGTGTGTCTTTCCCGAATTGGACGATCGGACAGCAACGAGGTAGCTGATGTCGCACACGCTGAAGATTCGATCCTGGGGTCCCGCCGCAGTATTGTCAGCCGCCTTTGCCGCGGCCTCGACGGCCCAATTGCCCCCGCCACCCAAGCCTACTGCTGAAAGTGGCGGTCCGGCGCCGCGCATTTTCGTGCAGAATCGCGTGATCGATCTCGGGACGATCCTTGAAGGTGACCGGGTTCCGCTCGAATGGACCATTGAGAATCGGGGGGAAGCCGAGCTGGTCATCCACCGCGCCGTGGCGGGGTGCGGCTGTACCGTTCTCGAATCCCCGGAAGAGAAGCGCAGCGTTCCACCGGGCGGATCCTACGAGCTCAAAGCGCAGTTCGACACGACCAACCGAATCGGCAACCAGGACAAGTCGATTGTCATCTATTCCAGTGACCCGCTCGAACCGGAGCTAAAATTGGAATTCCTGGCCGAGGTCGAAAGACTGTACGATCGTTCGCCGCAGACTGCATTGAATATGAAAGTCCTTCAGCGCGGTGATACGGCCGTGCAGACGCTGGACGTCATCCCCGTGGAGGGTCGCTCGAAGGCGACGGTCACGGACATCATCTTCGAGGGAGGGCAGGAGCTTGCCACCAAGATTGAGCCGTTTTCCGTGGGCGATCGAACAGGATCGCGCGTGTACTTCTCGGTTCCGCCGGATGCGCCGCTGGGGATTCTGACCTCGAAAGCTCTCATCAAGCTTGAAGTGGACGGGATCCCGCGGGAGACCTGGCTGGTCATTCGCGGACAAGTGACGGGTGATCTTACTTGGATTCCCAAGGTCATTGACGCCACTCGCCAGCCCGTGGTCCACGGCACGCGCCTGGCCCCGCTTTCCATCCGCTCACCCAATGACACGCCGTTCCGCATTCTCTCCGCGGAGGCCGGTCCGATGCTGAACGTGACGGTTCGGGACAACAAGCCACTCAAGCCGGGGATCGACTTTGATGTGGTTCCACAGGTTCGCGAGGACGCGCCCGACGGACCGTTCGGCGCCATGCTCACGGTCCGGACCACGTCGCTGGATCAGCCGGTCGTGCAGGTCCCCGTCTTCGGGATTGTGGCTCCGCGTCTGATGATCGATCCACCGCTCATCCTTCTTCGGGCCGACGGCACGCCAAAGGGAACCGTCCGGCGCGTGAAACTTCAGGCTCCGCCGACGGAAACCCTCGAAGTCAAGAAGCTGACCGCCGGGCTGCGCGCCGTGCAAGTGGCGGTGGACGAAGAGTCCAGCAGAAACTACCGCCATATCCGCTATCTCTCGGTCCGATATGCGGGCGGCCTTTCCCCCGGTATACACGAGTCACAAGTGGAAGTGACCACCAACATTCCGGGTCTCGAGCTCGTCCGCATTCCTGTCGTGATCGACGTTCCCGAGTGATCGGAGGAAAGCCATGAACACCGATCAGGAGTCCTCTTCGGCTCCCAGCACAAGAATATCACACAGTGCCGGCGCTGAAGGCCATGCCGAGGAAACGAAACCGAATTCTGTCTGGGATGATCCGACAGTGCCCGTGGGCAATGCCCCACCGCGCTCAAGCCTGCCGGTGGTGGCCTGGGCCCTGGCTTGGACGCTCTGGATCGTTTTTCTCGCGGCGATGGCGTTTGCCTGACAAACCGAATCGCCGCGCGCCTCCCTGATCTCTGTCGAGTCCGGCGCGCCGCGCAGGACGCCCCGCATGCGTGGACCATAGCCTACCCTGCGGTATGATGCGCTTGGATTCTGCAGACCGGAGCGCGCCATTGCCAACGCAGGTGGAAGTACTGCAAAGGAATCTTGCCGCATTGTCGGAGCGGCAGGCCGATGTCGCTGAGCGCATTGCTGTGGCAGAGCCGCCATCCGGCGTCGAGGCCGCCATGGGGCGCGACGGCTGCCCAACGTTCCGTCTGTCGGGCTCGGGAAACAGGCCGTGGTTGGGCTTCTCGTCTATGCCGTCCGTGAGTGCGGAGGCCCTGGTCTCCGGGGTAGCCGTCGGCAGCGACAATCTGCTCCTGCCCACGGTACTAGCTGGCTGGGAGATCGCACTTCTTCTCAACCGCATGCCGTTGTTTACCGTGCTGTTTGTGATCGAAACCCAGGCGTGGGCTGCGAATCTGGTGCTCCGGCTTCACGATTTCTCGGCGTTTCTCCACGACGGCCGTCTGCTGCTGTTTCCCTTTGAAGACCCCTTCCCTCCACTCGTCGAATTCCTCGACCGGAACCCAGGTTACGAGCCGCCGGGACGTCTCATTGCCGTTCCCCAATTGTCGACGGTTCTGCTCGGCGAAATGGAGCGCCGGCTCATTCAATCGGTCGCCACGGTGCAAGCGAAGCGACAGGATGCAATTCAGGACATCCGCAATCGCTGGCATGTCCGGGACGAGGCGTCGCAACCGGAACCACGCATCGCCGTGGTGAGCACCAGCCCGGCCGCGCCGACCATCGCCTGGGCCCGCGCCGTTGGTGAAGGGTTGCGCCGAGAGGGCATCGTCCATAACGTCTGTGTTCCCGACCGACCGGAACATGTACACGTCGCCGCCCGATTGGGTGCCGCCCAGCGATGCGGCGCGAATCTCGTGCTCTCGGTTGACGCTCTTCCCGGCCGGCTCGGACCGCCTATGCCCGAATCGGTGTCCTCGATCAGTTGGCTCATCACGAACAACGTTCCGAGCCAGGACATCGGCGATCCTCCAACTCTCGACAGACAATTCCTGGCCGCTTCGACGAGTATCGCTGTCAAGCTAGTTGAGCGCGGGGCGAACGAGCAGTTCGTGTCGATCCTCGAACCCGGATTGCCGGAAACATGGCTCGCCGACCTCGATGAAACGGGCGGCGCCGGACATCCCGGCAGCCCGCTGGTCGCGATCCTCGCTGACGTGGCAGACGACCGTGCCGCCGCGCTGGGCATAAACCAGCACAGCCACGTGCAGCTCTGGGAGACGGTCCGATCGCTCTGCCTGCGCACGGCGATGGAATCTGGTGATGCGTCGCCAGACAATATCCTCGCTGCGGCGTCGAGAAGCATCGGCGTGCCCGTCCACGATCCCGAGTTCGAATCCCACCTCATCAGTTGGATCGAGGGGCGAGCGATGCCCGCGGCCGTGGCGCGCGCCACGGCTGACCTGCTACTCCGGGCGCGAATTCCATTGGCTCTTTGGGGACTTCGCTGGGATCTGGAGTCAAGACATCGATCATCGTGGCGCGGTGCAATCCCCTGGGCCGGCGGATTCGGTGAGCTCGTACGCTGCTCCACCGTCATCGTTTTTCCCGTCCTCGACGCCGAGTTGATTCCGGTGCTCTTGCTTGCCTTGGCGGGCAAGCGCGGCGTGGTGGTGCGGCGTCCCTCAAGGGTTTTCCGCGACGAATTCCCAGCGCTGGCGGAGCTTGAGCCGGCGCTGAACATGGTGGATTCGGCCGAAGAGGTGGCGGCACGGACGCAGTGGTTGTCCGCTCTCGGGCAGAGTTCTACCAGCCAGGACGCGGAGCGGGAGCGCTGGTCGCGAAGTGTGCGGGACCGACATTTGCTCTCACACCGTCTGGCGGCGATGCTCTCGCGAATCCACTCGGCGAGACCTTTGACCGGCACAGGTTGACCCGGAAGGGAACACGCGGCCTTCGCCGCCGTCACGAAGTCATCGGGTACGCCATGGGTTTGTGGCAGATTCTCAACGGCACCGTCGTTAACAGTGCGACCGTTATTGTCGGGAGCCTGGCAGGCATCGCCGTTGGTACGCGCTTGCCGGAACGCTACCGTGCGATCGTGCTCAACGCCCTTGGTCTGGTGACCATCACCCTGGGAATTGACGCGGCCGTGCTCCGCTTCAGCGATACCGTGGCCGAATTTGCCCCACTCGTCGGCGCGGGGCGAACCTACGGGGCGCGTCTGGCAATGGTGATGATTACGTCGCTGCTGTTGGGCGCACTGCTCGGCGCCGCCCTGCGCATACATGACCGCATCGAGTATCTTGGCAGGTGGGTTCACGGACGCTTCTCCAAGCAGGACGGCCACACCTTTGCGGAGGGCTTCCTGACTGCGAGCGTGATCTTTTGCGTGGGGCCGCTGACCTTGCTGGGCTGCCTGCGTAATGGAAGTGAGGGAAATCCCGACTACCTCTATATCAAGTCGGTGCTCGACGGTTTCTGCTCCATCGCCCTGGCGTCGTCGCTGGGCTGGGGCGTGTTCGCCAGCGTGTTTACAGTACTGTTCTTTCAAGGGGGACTGGCGATTCTGGCGTCCTATGTCGCGGAGCCGCTCGATCCGCTCTCCAAGTCGCTCATGATGGTCGTGGGCGGGGTCGTGCTGCTGGCCACGTCGCTGATGCTCTTGGATATCAAGCGGATACCGGTTGCGGACCTTCTCCCGGGGATTTTCCTGCCGCCGCTCGTTATCCATGTGATCGAGTGGTTTCGCCCCGGATGGCTGTTGCCCGTCATTGGTTTAGGCGCCTAGAATCTCTATCTGCATGACGGATGTCGCCTGCCATTCGGACTTGATTAGTTCCCCCGCCGCCGATCTGGACGCCCTGAGGGCCGTGGGACAGGAGTTTCCTTGCCCATACCTGCCCCAGCGCCGATCGCGCAACGAGGCCTATTTCGTGGAGCGACTTGAGGGGGCGTTGTACGAACGCCTCCTCGCCCGCGGTTTTCGCCGCAGCGGGCACGTTGTGTATCGCCCGCGCTGCCGCGGCTGCCGGGAATGCCGTCAGCTTCGTGTCCCTGTCGAGACGTTCGTCCCGTCGCGGTCCATGCGCCGGGTGGCCCGTACGAACGCGGACGTGCGGATGGAGGTGGACGATCCGGCTCCCTCGGATGAGAAATATTGCCTGTTTCGGGACTATTTAGCGTTTCAGCACGACGGCACGATGTCTGCGGAATACACCGCGTTCATCGAGTTTCTCTACGACTCGCCGATCGCGTCCCGCGAATTCAGCTATTACATCGGTGGTCGGTTGGTCGGGGTGAGCATTGCCGACCGTCTGCCCAAGGGGCTGAGCAGCGTGTACATGTACTTCGATCCGAAATACGCCCGGCGAAGCCTCGGAACATTATCGGTCCTTCGCGAGATCGAATGGTGTCGCGAGAATGACATGCCGTACTACTTCCTCGGCTTTCACGTCGCGGGCAGCCGGACCATGGACTACAAAGCGCGTTTTCGCCCCTTCGAGATTCTTGTGGCGGACGATCGCTGGATCCGAACCGATCAATGATGGGAGATGGCCGTGGCGGTATTCGGGTCCCAGCCGGCCGATGTCACCCGGCGGTCGTTCCAGCGCATCCTGCTGATGAAGCCGAGCTCCCTCGGCGATATTGTCCACGCGCTGCCTGTGCTGCACGCCCTTCGCCGCCGGTTTCCGGACGCGCAAATTGACTGGATGGTTTTTCCTCCGTTTGGCGAGCTCCTGGCCCACCACCCGCAAATCAATGAGCTGGTCGTCTTCGACCGCAAGCGCTTCTCGCGCGTGGGTTGGAGCCCACGAATTACGCTTGAGTTCCTCCATTTCCTTCGTGGTCTACGTCGCCGCCGCTACGACCTGATCGTCGACTTGCAGGGCCTATTCCGTAGCGGATTCATCGCCTGGGCTTCCGGAGCGCCGACGCGCATTGGGTTCGCCGAAGCCCGGGAGGCCGCGTGGGTCTTCTATACCCATCGAATTCCACACGCCCCGGAAAACGCGCACGCGGTGGATCGGAATCTCAGCGTGTGTCCGATCCTGGGACTCTCCCGCAGCGAGGTCCGGTTCGATCTGGGACTGCCGAGAGAGGTCTTACAAAAGGCGGAGCAACTGCTGGAACGGAAGGGAATCGGTGCTTCGCGGTCCTTCCTGGCCGTTGCGCCGGGGGCACGCTGGCAGACCAAACGCTGGCGGGCGGAGCGCTTCGCCGAGGTGCTCAATCAGCTCGAGCCGGACCTTGACGTGCCTCCCGTGCTGCTGGGAGCACCCGACGAGGTACAGCGCTGCAAGGAAGTCGCTCGGGCCTGCCGACGTCCGCCGATCAATCTTGCGGGTAAGACGTCCGTTCTGGAGATGGCCGCCGTGTTGCATCGCTGTCGGGCGCTGCTCTGCCAGGATTCCGCGTCCGCACATCTGGCAGTGGCGTTTTCCCGCCCCGTGGTTTGCCTGATCGGACCAACGCACCCCGGTCGGACGGGACCCTACGGACAGCTTGATTCCGTTGTCCGGCTCGACGTTTCCTGCTCGCCCTGCTATCTTCGACGTCTCTCCCAATGCCGTCACGGGCACCGCTGCATGGAGGATCTGCTCGTTGCGCCCGTGGTGGAAACACTGCGACGTGTGCTCAAGACGTCATCGGAAGTGCCTGGGCATGCGCCGGCCGAACCCGATTCCTCTCCTGGTCGATAGGTCGATAGGGGGTCCGATCAATTGCCGGATTGTCGTGTTGAGAGCCGGCGGAGAATCCTGCACGCTCTGGCAGCGGCAGGACTAAGATCCTGGGGTAATCTTGCGGAGTAAAGCTCGCTTGGCCCGCTACGCACTCAGACTTCGCCGATTCTTCGTGCACAACGTGCTGCACGCCGACGACACGCCGCACCGCATTGCGCTGGGGGCGGCCATCGGCGTTTGGGTTGCGTTTCTTCCGCTGGTCGGTATCCAGATGATCGTCACCCTGGCCCTTGCTGCGTTGGCGCGTGCCAACCGTGTTGTCGGTGTTCCGCTCGTATGGATCACCAACCCGTTTACCATCGTCCCGATCTACGGTGGCTGCTTGATGTTGGGTCGATGGATATTGGGAGAGCAGCCGGGCGAGGTCACGCCGGAAGCACTGCGAGTACTCGATGCCCCTGCGGATACGGTCCACCTGTTCAATTGGAGCTTCTGGGCTGAGCGTCTGCGACAGTTTGCTGACCTGAGCCTGGAGCTGTGGATCGGCTGCCTGGTCGCGGGCACGATCGCGGCCGTTCCTGCCTATTTTCTCACCCTTCGGGCCGTTCGGGTCTACCGCGCACGGCGCCTCCAGCGCATCAAAGAACGCCACTTGTTCCGAAGTCAGCTGCGTTCCGCCCGCCTGGCGCGGGGCGAGCCGGCCTGACCAAGTTGGTGGGTCACTCCTTCGGGGCATGCGAGGGCCTGCGTTCCAGTCGGATGTACGTCACCTGGGCGACGGCGACCTTCGTTCCCTGCGCGTCGAACAGATCCACGGCAACCGGGCAGAGCGTGCGCCCCAGCTTGATGACGCGAGCCTCGGCCGTCACATCCGTCAGGCAAGGGGCCAGGAAGCGAATGTTCATGTCCGTCGTGGTCAGTGGTACATCCGGGCCGGTCTGGGTCATGATGGCGAAGCAGGCCGCGCTGTCTGCGATGGTCATCAGCAGCCCGCCGTGGAGTGACCGGAAAATGCCGTCGTAGCGCTGATCGTAGGGCACCCGGAGGCGGCAGAAGCCCTCCTCAAACCCGGCCAGTTCGAACCGGAGCGTCTGGACGATCGGTATCGGGCGGGTCTTTTCGACAATGTCGCGAACACGCGCGGAATCGAGCATGTGTATTGCATTCCCTGTTGAAGCCTTCGTTTAACGTTAATGCGGCCCGTTCCAAGCGCCCCGGCCGCCGCTTGTTGATTGTTTCCCGTGCGATTATACTGCCTCGTTTTCGCCTCTGGAACGGCCCCCGGGCGAGCGGATCGCCCATCGTAACCGTAGGTCAGTGGGGAGTTTAGGCATATGCATTACCCGCGCAGGAACAGTCGAATCACCCGGGTGCGAAAGCACGGCTTTCGGGCCCGCATGCGGACCGCCAAGGGGCGCAAGCTGATCAATCGGCAGCGTCGCGCGGGACGGCATCGCATCAGTGTAAACTAGTCCAATCCTCGCTGCCGCCACAGGCGGATCTGAAGTCGGAGTTCAGATTCGTCAATCGGCGTATGCGGTGGATACGGCGGTGCTTTGATACGATCGAAGCGCATAGAATACGGTCGAGTTGACGGAGTATTCGGACCGCGAATCAAGGATCGTCCTATCGGTCCCGCGGATTCCAGTTCCATGTCCAGCGTTGGGCGCTCGACCGACACGTACCTCCTTTTTAGTTGTCTGGGACATGGTCGATTACAACCTAATCAGCGAACTGGATGAGCAGGGCGAAGGCTTGGACGCGGAGCTGGAGGCGCTGTTTGCGGGGCACCGCGAAGAGTCGCACGTTACCGCTATTCTTGATCGGCGCGAAGAGGAATTCTCTCCTGGGTCGATCCTGACGGGCAAGATTGTGGGCCGTGCCGGCGACGATGTCGTCGTCGACGTCGGCCTCAAGAGCGAGGGCCTGATCCCCTCCAACGAGTGGGAGGACAACGAGGAGCCCCGCGTCGGTGAGGAAGTCAAGGTCTGGCTGGAGACCGTAGAGTCGGACAGCGGACATATTGTCCTTTCCAAGCGCAAAGCCGATCGGATCATCAACTGGCAGCGCATCGCCGATTCCAAGAACGAGGGCGACATCGTCGACGGCCGCGTTGTGCGCAAGATCAAGGGCGGCCTGCTCGTGGACATCGGCTACCTCGCCTTTCTTCCCGCCTCGCAGGTGGATATCCGTCGTCCGGGTGACATTGGCGAGTACATCGGCCGGGAGGTTCGGGCCAAGATCCTCAAGATCGATACCGAGCGGCGTAACATCGTCATTTCCCGCCGCAAACTGATTGATGAGGAGCGCGCTGCCGCCAAAGAGAAACTGATGTCCACGCTGGAGGTCGGTCAGGTCCGCACCGGTACGGTCAAGAACATTGCGGACTTCGGCGCCTTCGTTGATCTCGGCGGTATCGACGGTCTCCTGCACATTACCGACATGAGCTGGGACCGCGTGGGTCATCCCTCGGAGGTTCTCAAGATCGACCAGGAAGTCGAGATCAAGGTGCTCAACGTCGATCGCGAGAAGGAAAAGATCGCCCTGGGCCTCAAGCAGCTCAAGCCCAATCCGTGGGATGAAGTGGAAAATCGCTACCCGGCGGGTACCAAGCTGAGCGGCGAGGTCGTCAACATCACCAACTACGGCGCCTTCGTGAAAATCGACGAGGGTATCGAGGGTCTGGTGCACATCAGCGAGATGAGCTGGACGCGCCGCATCAACCACCCGTCGGAGATTCTCGCCGTCGGCGACACCATCGATGTGGTCGTGCTCGAGGTCAACAAGAACAAGCAGGAAATCTCGCTGGGCATCAAGCAGACGCAGGAGAATCCCTGGAATCACGTGGCCGAGAAGTATCCGCCGAACACGCGCATTAACGGCCGGGTCCGCAACCTGACCAATTATGGGGCGTTCGTGGAGATCGAGGAGGGTATCGACGGTCTGCTGCATGTATCGGACATGAGCTGGACAAAGAAGATCAATCATCCGTCGGAAACCCTCAAGAAAGGCGATGTGATCGATTGCGTTGTCCTGAATGTGGATCAGGAGAAGCAGCGCATCGCTCTCGGTTTGAAGCAACTTCAGGAGGATCCGTGGGCCCGCGCGGTCATCGAGAACTACATTCCCGGACAGATCGTCGAAGGGACCGTTACCAAAATCACCAATTTCGGTGTCTTCGTGGAGCTGGAGGAAGATCTGGAAGGGCTCCTGCACGTTAGTGAATTGGCCGATCATAAGGTGGAGGACCCGCATAGCGAGGTGAAGATCGGCGACAAGATTCTCGTGAAGATTCTTCGCGTCGATGCAGCCGAGCGGAAGATCGGGTTGTCCAAGAAGCGGGCGGAGTGGTCGGTGGAGAATGATCCGGACGCCGTCAGCGAGCGCCCCAAGGCGCGTCGCGGCGGGCTCCACGGTCCGGGTGAAGAGACCTTCGATCAGCTCCAACCGATGGACTTCGTTCGCCCGCGGGAGGTTCCCGAAGCCGGAGAGGCGCCGACGCCGGCCCCGGCGGAAGCGCCCGCTGACGAAAGTGAAGAGCCGAATCGCGACGCCGGCTGACGGCGTGGGTCAGGCCGACCATCGGCGGGATCCGCGCAATAGAGCGGCGCCCGCCGATGGCAACTGGGATTCGCGGCCCGCTATCGGGCGCGCGTTGAGGAGGCCTGACCATCGCTGTCGACACTGGTTTACAAGTTTACCTTCGCCAGATTAACGAAGCGCCGCTCCTGACTCCTGATGAGGAGAAGGAGCTTGCGACAATTGTGCGCGCCGGGCAGCGCGTCGCCGAGCGCTTCGCCCGCGGCGAGGTGGGTCTGGTTGAGCGCGAGGGCATCGAGGGCGATGCCGCGGCCGCGCGCGAGCGCATGGTCAAGTCCAACCTGCGCCTCGTGGTCAATATCGCCAAGAAGTATGCCAAGCGCGGTGCGCCACTCAACGATCTGATCAATGAAGGCAACCTCGGGCTGATCCGCGCTGTCGAGGGCTTCGACCCCGACCAGAATACGCGATTCAGCACCTACGCCTCGTGGTGGATCAAGCAGGCCATCAAGCGGAGTCTGATCAACAGCGACAAGCCGGTACACATTCCAGCGTACATGGTGGAAATGATCTCGCGCTTCCGTGAAGCCCGTGACCATTTCATCGAGACGGAGGGCCGGCCGCCGCAGACTGAGGAACTGGCCGAGATTCTCGAGATGAATGTCGCCAAGGTCAAGCACATCCGCAACGCCGTAAAGGCCGTCACGGCGCCCACCCAGGATGTCGACGGGGCCAACGGGCAGGCTCTGACCGAATCGCTTGCGGACGACAAGACGCCGCGTCCCGACGATGTCTTGG is a window from the Phycisphaerae bacterium genome containing:
- the rpsA gene encoding 30S ribosomal protein S1, with amino-acid sequence MVDYNLISELDEQGEGLDAELEALFAGHREESHVTAILDRREEEFSPGSILTGKIVGRAGDDVVVDVGLKSEGLIPSNEWEDNEEPRVGEEVKVWLETVESDSGHIVLSKRKADRIINWQRIADSKNEGDIVDGRVVRKIKGGLLVDIGYLAFLPASQVDIRRPGDIGEYIGREVRAKILKIDTERRNIVISRRKLIDEERAAAKEKLMSTLEVGQVRTGTVKNIADFGAFVDLGGIDGLLHITDMSWDRVGHPSEVLKIDQEVEIKVLNVDREKEKIALGLKQLKPNPWDEVENRYPAGTKLSGEVVNITNYGAFVKIDEGIEGLVHISEMSWTRRINHPSEILAVGDTIDVVVLEVNKNKQEISLGIKQTQENPWNHVAEKYPPNTRINGRVRNLTNYGAFVEIEEGIDGLLHVSDMSWTKKINHPSETLKKGDVIDCVVLNVDQEKQRIALGLKQLQEDPWARAVIENYIPGQIVEGTVTKITNFGVFVELEEDLEGLLHVSELADHKVEDPHSEVKIGDKILVKILRVDAAERKIGLSKKRAEWSVENDPDAVSERPKARRGGLHGPGEETFDQLQPMDFVRPREVPEAGEAPTPAPAEAPADESEEPNRDAG
- a CDS encoding DUF2062 domain-containing protein, giving the protein MARYALRLRRFFVHNVLHADDTPHRIALGAAIGVWVAFLPLVGIQMIVTLALAALARANRVVGVPLVWITNPFTIVPIYGGCLMLGRWILGEQPGEVTPEALRVLDAPADTVHLFNWSFWAERLRQFADLSLELWIGCLVAGTIAAVPAYFLTLRAVRVYRARRLQRIKERHLFRSQLRSARLARGEPA
- a CDS encoding DUF1573 domain-containing protein, producing MSHTLKIRSWGPAAVLSAAFAAASTAQLPPPPKPTAESGGPAPRIFVQNRVIDLGTILEGDRVPLEWTIENRGEAELVIHRAVAGCGCTVLESPEEKRSVPPGGSYELKAQFDTTNRIGNQDKSIVIYSSDPLEPELKLEFLAEVERLYDRSPQTALNMKVLQRGDTAVQTLDVIPVEGRSKATVTDIIFEGGQELATKIEPFSVGDRTGSRVYFSVPPDAPLGILTSKALIKLEVDGIPRETWLVIRGQVTGDLTWIPKVIDATRQPVVHGTRLAPLSIRSPNDTPFRILSAEAGPMLNVTVRDNKPLKPGIDFDVVPQVREDAPDGPFGAMLTVRTTSLDQPVVQVPVFGIVAPRLMIDPPLILLRADGTPKGTVRRVKLQAPPTETLEVKKLTAGLRAVQVAVDEESSRNYRHIRYLSVRYAGGLSPGIHESQVEVTTNIPGLELVRIPVVIDVPE
- a CDS encoding glycosyltransferase family 9 protein, translating into MAVFGSQPADVTRRSFQRILLMKPSSLGDIVHALPVLHALRRRFPDAQIDWMVFPPFGELLAHHPQINELVVFDRKRFSRVGWSPRITLEFLHFLRGLRRRRYDLIVDLQGLFRSGFIAWASGAPTRIGFAEAREAAWVFYTHRIPHAPENAHAVDRNLSVCPILGLSRSEVRFDLGLPREVLQKAEQLLERKGIGASRSFLAVAPGARWQTKRWRAERFAEVLNQLEPDLDVPPVLLGAPDEVQRCKEVARACRRPPINLAGKTSVLEMAAVLHRCRALLCQDSASAHLAVAFSRPVVCLIGPTHPGRTGPYGQLDSVVRLDVSCSPCYLRRLSQCRHGHRCMEDLLVAPVVETLRRVLKTSSEVPGHAPAEPDSSPGR
- a CDS encoding PaaI family thioesterase — its product is MLDSARVRDIVEKTRPIPIVQTLRFELAGFEEGFCRLRVPYDQRYDGIFRSLHGGLLMTIADSAACFAIMTQTGPDVPLTTTDMNIRFLAPCLTDVTAEARVIKLGRTLCPVAVDLFDAQGTKVAVAQVTYIRLERRPSHAPKE
- a CDS encoding DUF554 domain-containing protein, with product MGLWQILNGTVVNSATVIVGSLAGIAVGTRLPERYRAIVLNALGLVTITLGIDAAVLRFSDTVAEFAPLVGAGRTYGARLAMVMITSLLLGALLGAALRIHDRIEYLGRWVHGRFSKQDGHTFAEGFLTASVIFCVGPLTLLGCLRNGSEGNPDYLYIKSVLDGFCSIALASSLGWGVFASVFTVLFFQGGLAILASYVAEPLDPLSKSLMMVVGGVVLLATSLMLLDIKRIPVADLLPGIFLPPLVIHVIEWFRPGWLLPVIGLGA
- the rpmH gene encoding 50S ribosomal protein L34 → MHYPRRNSRITRVRKHGFRARMRTAKGRKLINRQRRAGRHRISVN
- a CDS encoding arginyltransferase, with protein sequence MTDVACHSDLISSPAADLDALRAVGQEFPCPYLPQRRSRNEAYFVERLEGALYERLLARGFRRSGHVVYRPRCRGCRECRQLRVPVETFVPSRSMRRVARTNADVRMEVDDPAPSDEKYCLFRDYLAFQHDGTMSAEYTAFIEFLYDSPIASREFSYYIGGRLVGVSIADRLPKGLSSVYMYFDPKYARRSLGTLSVLREIEWCRENDMPYYFLGFHVAGSRTMDYKARFRPFEILVADDRWIRTDQ
- a CDS encoding RNA polymerase sigma factor RpoD/SigA, which codes for MTIAVDTGLQVYLRQINEAPLLTPDEEKELATIVRAGQRVAERFARGEVGLVEREGIEGDAAAARERMVKSNLRLVVNIAKKYAKRGAPLNDLINEGNLGLIRAVEGFDPDQNTRFSTYASWWIKQAIKRSLINSDKPVHIPAYMVEMISRFREARDHFIETEGRPPQTEELAEILEMNVAKVKHIRNAVKAVTAPTQDVDGANGQALTESLADDKTPRPDDVLVSESEVAQVVSVLADLDDRESKILRMRYGLDGSEPMTLKDIGAKIKLTRERVRQIENEALRKLKEALLAE